The following proteins are encoded in a genomic region of Cryptomeria japonica chromosome 11, Sugi_1.0, whole genome shotgun sequence:
- the LOC131071094 gene encoding receptor-like protein 6 isoform X2, whose translation MAVSLHILSLFLIFFFHFSFSNPFLSNRCHPNESEALLGFKAAFKSSVLIDMVLRSWVNGTDCCTQWEGISCDDNTNHVVSVEIYYLIRQGVISDSLCQLRFLRSLTILKISASFGTGASGIYICLGWFLGASSLLKTC comes from the exons ATGGCCGTCTCTTTACACATACTTTCTCTctttcttatcttcttcttccacttttctttttcGAATCCATTTCTGTCCAACAGGTGTCATCCCAACGAATCCGAAGCGCTGCTTGGCTTCAAAGCTGCCTTCAAATCGTCGGTCTTGATCGACATGGTTCTTAGGTCGTGGGTAAATGGAACAGACTGTTGCACCCAGTGGGAAGGCATATCCTGCGACGACAACACCAACCACGTTGTCTCTGTTGAAATATACTATCTCATCAGGCAAGGTGTGATATCTGATAGCCTGTGCCAACTGCGTTTTCTCAGATCGCTGACAATATTGAAAATTTCAGCGAGTTTTGGTACTGGAGCATCAG GTATCTATATTTGCTTGGGATGGTTTCTTGGTGCATCCTCCTTATTGAAGACATGCTAG
- the LOC131071094 gene encoding receptor-like protein EIX1 isoform X1, which yields MEAYLPALGIFLLYFTFALIPTNLVEAYRLLWVIFSSLNYLLLGDNRTASLRSRSLFSVLSLDNNQLSGNIPDSLGNLSLLGYLGIANNQLRGSIPSSLGNLFLLEHLVINNNQLSGGIPSSFVRLSSLTHLYADANPFNETISSSSLPASLHYLSLSLNHHQSISETFFHNLTSLEYLYLSDCVLNISTTWIPPFQLSELYLVSCMIDSEFPSWISTQFSLESLELSNASLIGVIPYWILGTNSLLKHLNLSGNHLQGRLSSNNSIMHLEELDLSGNSLSGYIPSMWPANISLLLFNDNLFSGNIPLILGQLSKLWLLNLANNNITGVIPAILSNCSSLMVLNLGNNSLDGGLPHEFSKLSKLSSLVVHSNKLNGLFPWSIENCSNLQVLDIGNNLFEGEIPALIGNLSNLRVLAMKKNKFIGNIPSEIGQLKKLQILILSSNHISGSIPHTIISLQAMTSESQDGSVLSISGGSYKKKKIYKDPLDIISKGRDEHYKYILSTLTSIDLSNNELEGAIALDFGNWKGLKFLNLSMNNLNGTIPSSLGGIGQLESLDLSRNKFSGQIPLELDFLHSLGFLDLSNNHLSGSIPQGRHITTFNESCFSQNPNLWGCPLPKKCSWPQFVLPPPIPVNKEKQNTKDSWYGIALGLSYGVSFGGVVSLILIKISWRRICFNKIDTILKFMFPWMKNLRL from the coding sequence ATGGAAGCATACCTTCCTGCCTTGGGAATCTTCCTTCTTTATTTCACATTCGCCTTGATTCCAACCAACTTAGTGGAAGCATACCGGCTTCTCTGGGTAATCTTTTCTTCTTTGAATTACCTCTTGCTGGGTGACAACCGTACGGCTTCTCTTAGAAGTCGCTCTTTGTTCAGTGTTTTATCTCTTGATAACAATCAACTGAGCGGTAACATTCCAGATTCTTTGGGCAATCTCTCTTTGCTCGGGTATTTGGGTATTGCCAATAACCAACTACGTGGGAGCATTCCCTCTTCACTTGGCAATCTCTTTTTACTCGAGCATTTGGTTATTAACAATAACCAACTAAGTGGGGGCATTCCCTCTTCATTTGTTCGGCTTTCCTCCCTCACTCACTTGTATGCTGATGCCAATCCTTTCAACGAAACCATCTCTTCTTCATCACTTCCAGCTTCTTTACATTATTTGAGCCTGTCGCTAAACCATCACCAGTCGATTTCAGAaacattctttcacaatcttacAAGCCTAGAGTATTTGTATTTATCCGATTGTGTGCTAAATATCAGCACAACCTGGATTCCACCCTTTCAATTATCTGAGTTATATTTAGTGTCATGTATGATTGACAGTGAATTTCCATCTTGGATTTCCACACAATTTTCACTTGAAAGCTTGGAGTTAAGTAATGCCAGTCTTATAGGCGTAATTCCCTATTGGATACTGGGAACAAATTCTCTGTTGAAACATCTAAATCTTTCAGGAAATCATTTGCAAGGAAGACTATCTTCGAACAATTCAATAATGCACTTAGAAGAGCTAGACTTGTCAGGAAATAGCTTAAGTGGGTACATCCCATCAATGTGGCCTGCTAATATTTCACTATTGCTGTTCAATGATAATTTGTTTAGTGGCAATATTCCTTTAATCCTGGGACAGTTATCTAAACTCTGGTTATTAAATCTTGCAAACAACAATATAACTGGAGTGATCCCTGCTATCTTGTCCAATTGCTCTTCCCTCATGGTCCTGAACTTGGGAAATAATAGTTTGGATGGGGGCTTACCACATGAGTTCAGTAAGCTAAGTAAATTAAGTTCATTAGTTGTTCACAGCAATAAATTGAATGGATTATTTCCATGGTCAATAGAAAATTGTTCAAACTTGCAGGTTCTTGATATTGGGAACAATTTATTTGAAGGTGAAATACCAGCTTTGATTGGAAATCTTTCAAACCTAAGAGTATTGgcgatgaagaagaacaagtttATAGGCAATATTCCTTCAGAGATAGGCCAATTAAAGAAACTCCAGATCTTGATCCTTTCTTCAAATCATATCTCAGGTTCAATTCCACATACAATCATATCATTGCAAGCAATGACAAGTGAAAGCCAAGATGGTTCTGTATTGAGTATATCTGGGGGttcatataaaaagaaaaaaatatataaagatccATTGGATATAATTTCAAAGGGTAGAGATGAGCACTACAAATATATTCTTTCCACTCTGACATCCATAGATCTCTCAAATAATGAATTGGAGGGAGCAATTGCTTTAGATTTTGGGAATTGGAAGGGGCTGAAGTTTTTGAACCTTTCAATGAACAATTTGAATGGGACCATTCCAAGTAGTTTGGGAGGAATCGGTCAGCTAGAATCATTAGATCTTTCAAGAAATAAATTTTCAGGACAAATCCCTCTAGAGCTTGATTTTCTGCATTCTTTAGGTTTCTTGGATTTATCCAACAACCACCTTTCAGGAAGTATACCACAAGGAAGACATATAACCACATTTAATGAATCCTGCTTTTCCCAGAATCCTAATTTATGGGGCTGTCCCTTGCCCAAAAAATGTTCTTGGCCACAGTTTGTTCTTCCTCCTCCAATTCCAGTTAACAAAGAAAAGCAAAACACTAAAGATTCTTGGTATGGAATAGCACTGGGATTGTCATATGGAGTATCTTTTGGAGGGGTGGTGTCACTGATTCTGATAAAAATAAGTTGGAGAAGGATATGCTTCAATAAAATTGATACAATCCTAAAATTTATGTTTCCGTGGATGAAGAACTTGAGACTATAA